In the genome of Daucus carota subsp. sativus chromosome 9, DH1 v3.0, whole genome shotgun sequence, the window catcaaccaatttaagagaacaacttaattatatgaattCCTATGCTCTTCCTATATGTGCTCGATCCGGACGTTAATGGAGTTCAGAATGAACTTTCTTATCTTTGATTTGTCGATATCTACTAAGAAAGTCTTAAAATTTGTCATCTTCATTTCTttccatttattttttaatcaaatttatttaaaaacatatttttttatataagaatataaatttattgatgttttgaaataaataaaaaagtgtgaattaaataataaaggagaatatttaaaatgattatgattgaaaaataaaatatatgagatAAAACAAGTTTAATATAATGggacataataaaaaaaataaatttgttttgtttaataaGTGTGAGGGTATAGTGGCATTTTAaaaaactccaaatttggtgtaaaATTACACGAAATCAATACTTGACACCATATTTGATGTCAACCAAttcatctatatctatatctatataatctatatttatatttatatttatataatcctAATTCCTGAATACAAAAAAAGTTGGAAAATGACGTTTTTTACCCTTTTCAGAATTTTCCTGTAGTACTCTTCAGGGTGTTATGCGTAAATCCACCGGCATCTTGGACCACCCATTAGTAAACGGGTTCCGACCCAAGTGCAAATACAGTTGTTTCCTTCAAGACTTTCTGTAGGATCCGAACATTGGCAGGCGACCCACCATTTTTTTGAATATGTTGTTCGGTTACCTCCACCCATAATTTCAGCCTTTTCAGGAGAAGTTTCTTCCATCACTTCAATTTTTCGAAGACTGGCGACGACTTTTTCTCCTTCAACATTAGGGTTTCATCACTCGAAGTTCTTCCATCACTTCAATTTTTCGAAGACTGGCGACGACTCTTTCTCCTTCAACATTAGGGTTTCATCACTCGAGTTTAAGGTAATTGATCACCTTCTTTTTTACTTTGAGATTAAGGTAtagattttgtatataattCGTGATTTATATCCtctgaaatataaattttcagtTCATTTTAATCATTACTGGATCATTTATCAACATGTTTGTAATTTGGAAAAAAGAGAAGTTTGTAATATATGCCAGCGTCTGCTTTGCCCTGACTTTGGAGGGTTTGCTAATAATTTCTCCAACTATTTCTGTCAAATTACTCATAGGTTGGATAATCCATTACTTGCCGGGTATGACCCATGGATTTGTAACAATCAATCATGCTTTCCAACATGCAAGATCCGGTTTCTCACGGGTCATCCAaccagatatttgaaaatcataTGCAGCAGTTAAAACTCTGCATAATTTCAGGCTCCATTATCtccaatttcaaaaatcatttaaGCGGGCTTCCTGCATACATTCTAAGGCACGTCTGGCAAAGCTTCAATCAGAATTACCAGTTCCTCGATAATGGATAATGGTGAGTTGTCTCATTGTCTGATACTTCCTGATGTTTCATCGTGGTGCGTTTTGTATAATTTCCTTGAATATGTTTCACTGATGGTTCTGTTATAAATACGAACAGGTCGTAAGCGTAACCCTCTGGGTTCTGTTTCTCCTTCATCCGCAAGAATCGGTGAGCATGATTGATCATGAATACCTGTTTATGATCTAGCAATTTGTTTACTGATTCTTGGTGTTGGCAGGTCAACGTAGACCATATTCACAAAATGATCAGCCTCATACACGCGAAAATTTGGATCCGAACATAATATCTGTTCCAAGGCAGGCACCGGGTATATCATCTAATCTGTTCTTTAGAATTCTGCATATCCTGTATAGTAAAATACTGTTAGTGGCACTCTTAAATCTATCAAATTAATTGTTTCATTGTCTCAAAGGATGAGATCAGGCTAATTGATGATCTTGCACCATTTACAGATATTAGCAGAAACGGTAGTGTGACATGGGCCCGTCCTTTGCCCACGGGACTTCCAAGCCTTGATCGTCCATAGCCTAACAGCGgttattgtttttgtttggGATGTATCAATGTAATGCTGGCCTGTCATCTTAAATTACTctcttattttgattttgtggagTATTATTTATGTctatagtatataatattagCAGTTAATTGCAGGTTCCAATATTACACAAGATATTCATCTTCTTATTCATCTGCTAATGAGAGAAATTTGATGCGTGAAAATGCTCATCCGAATACAGCGGCAAGGATACAACAACATATTGATGCATAATCACACGATATTGTACTCTCGTGTTAGACTTTATAGTAATTAATTTCTTATCTTATTTTTCTGATGAATATGGTGGAATGCATTATGTTCAGGAAAATGAAGATGGAGTATCTTCATTAATATCTCATTATATTCCAGCGAGCCTAAAGCCTGGAGCAACTATTGGCCGAAAATTATTAGCAAACCCTCCAAAGTAAGCCAGCCCTCTTTCCCTGTGTTGTGCAGTTATTTACTTTCTGCCGACTTTGGAAATTGAATGAAGAATTAAGCTGAGATTTATATAGAAACATCACTTAGATCAGTCTTGATTTGTTTATTTTATGCACTGATCAACTCATGCACTATTACTTCATTTTTGGAGAACTACTCCCAACTACTGGTATATCTGTTAGAGCTTAAATTCTAATAAATCTTATTTTAGTATAATAATGTCCCTATCTGTTGGAAATAATTATATTCTTGGGctattatataatcataattttcgGGCTATTTATTAACcaattttagaagaaaaaattttaaaaaattagttgaaactaatatattcccataaatcaCGGAAATTCATGGTAAGTATAAGCTTTCTTTTTAAGGTGGAATCATTAAAAAACATTGAATGATTCTAGCAGGACCATAATACACATACAATCTTTCTTTCTTTAATCCAGGATTCTTAACTTGCACGTTCCCGGGCCACCTGGTAAATTCTTTAGTATTATCAATACTCTCCTTATTAAGTTGAATATGTCATAATTTTTGCGCTTGGAAAAGCAGAactgtttttattattagattctCAAGAAATGTGGTTCAATATTTTTTGTTGGCAAAATGTGAGTTTGTAAATATGTTGTATTTGGTGCCAACTAAATTTATTGTACTAAGTTAATCTCCAGGACCATGGCAGTGCAGGAAAAGCATTTGTGAGAAACATCTGAGCATAGAGGATTCCTGGTTCTGCAATTGATGGCATATAAGGAAATTGTTTAGGCGGGATTAAAAGAGATAAATGATGGGAATTCTGAATCTATTTCTTGCTGCTTCAATGCCGGTGCTGAAGGTGCTTTTGGTAACTGCTGTTGGTTCATTCCTTGCACTAGACCGGATCAAAATATTGACAGAGGATGCACTGAAGCATTTAAACACTGTAAGAAACAATTTAAGTCCTTGATGCTCTGTATCCTAATTTATAATAGCTGCATGATATCCAGAACGCTTAACTTGCTAGCTGTAATGCACATACAAAGCTGAATGACTGGTCTCTGGTATTGCTAAATGAATCATGATGCACCAGCATTAAGTTTGCCACATACATATTAAAATGATGTTGTCATTCTGTTTTAATCACGTTTGCTACATTGTTCATGGCTATGCATATTCCAAGTTTAAAGTAGAAATTTTGAGAGTGATTGAAAGTAATTAATCAATCAgatctaaaaaaatattgaaaggaATTGAAAGTGGGGTAATATTAGAGAGTAGTGGGGATGTGGaaaatttagaaatttaatCATGCCCTTCGCCAACATATTCTGAGTCACAATATGAGTATAATTTATGGACTTTTTGTTCAATATTTTAACTGTTTATTTATGGTATATGTTAAGCATATCAAAGTGTCCACTTAAGGTGTAGTATTTGGTTATTCCTTTGAAGCTTATGATTGCATGCTGGAACTAGcctctttttatttattagcTACACATGTAATTTTATGCACAGTCATAAAATATACCTTCCCTTCACCTTTTCGTTCATTTTTGCTGCAGGTGTTATTTTCAAAAGCTCGTGTAATTGGTCTTGGTCCTAAATTCATGTCAATCTACATTCAGAAGCTAGCTGTATGTGCCTCTCCCACCCATGTTACAAGTTTAAAATTTACCCACTTTTTCCTCTtcaaaaagataaatattgaaTTCTATTAATTTGGTTAGCAGACAATATTTCTAACTTCCCTACTATGCTTTGTGTCATCTATGTGCACCCAGATTGAGCGGCATATATATTATGATGAAGTTGAAGGATTGACCGCAGAATGGCTTGATGCTACGTGTACATTGGTACTTAATTTGAGCACAAGTAAACGTTTGAATAAGAAGGGGAAGTCCAGCCTATTGCAGGCCACTTGAGGAGGTTGTGTTAATCATTAGTCCACATAAGCTTATGCCAGCAGTGGATTCCTCTGGTGAGTGGTGAGAACTTCATTACAGTTCTCATGACAGAGGATGACGGTCCTCCTGACGTAAGAGCAAGGTTGTATGTCAGCTCCTATTGTGGATAAGGATCTTTCTGGTCTAATACTTGGTAGAGCAAGTGGTTACCGAAGATGACATGATTTCCGGTAAAGACTAAGAATAATAGACCATATGCAAGGCACAGAGTGGGTTCCCTGGGGATGGAAAAGATTTTGACATCAGCTTATCATTTGAGGATGAAAATTTATTGGAAAGCTTAAATAAAAAGAGACCTGGGGTGCATCCTGGTGATGTTCTGGAGGCAAGGCACAACAAGGTACTGGCAAGGATAAACCAGGAGCCAAACACTGCTGAGACAACTAATGATATGCGGTGCTATAGTAAAAGGTTTCTCCCagaacaagaaaaagaagactTGAACGGATAGGTTCCTGGCCCCTGGGTATtgtattaagttagatttatTGTAGCTTGATTGTACTtttataatctaaaacaaatgattttcattataaaaattccgaaaaattaaaattttattattgaccaacttttattgttatttaataataCATACTTGAcataaatctaattaattatactcaactcaaaattatataattagattttttattattataataatttatatgttaaaAGACAACGATTAATACTCCCTTCGttccaaaatagttgtcacatttttatttttgttggtcaaattgattaaattttgaccaaagattataagtcaatcactcattatttttaaaaactgaaaataaaatcttaaaatagattaaaagttattttcggtgatatatattttattttgtcaattgataaaatattaataaatttcagttaaactttagtcaatttgaccagaacaaaaccaaatgtgacaactattttgggacggagggagtattatattatGGGTCAGAGAATAACAACTGTGATTCGTAACATTATGGGAACCTATTGTATTATTATTAGTcaatgttataattaaaaatacattacaattaattatttaaaattataaattcaagtgttacccgtgtgcgaagcacaGGCCAAATTGCTagtttagaataatttttacaCGATTTTGATGTTGTATTGGAACAACTTTTACACCAAAAGTGACACCATTTTGGTGTTGCATTGGAAATGCTCTCTGCTTTATAGGTTGACGCTGTCCCCGTTGTTTCCATCATGTCAATTTTCGACTGAAGTTCCCTGTCAAAACTGTGAAGCAATGAACTTACCTAGAATCAGGGGAAGGGTACGATTAGCCCGGGGAAAATCTTTCTCCCAGCCCCAAATGGTATAAATTCAGTTTTTTgcggtgttctaaaaatcgccgagtcagacgagtactcattccgagtactcatttttaacccctcgtccgatccgagttccgagtaatcgggtttaaaaccgatttattaaaaaaccggtcaaaactcggtttgactccgagtactcgagATCAATTCTgagtttgacttatcaattttttattgttttatttaaaaattatttcaaaagagactaaacgttaatttatatatgttttggtcttcttttttttgcaaagtattgacattaatttgaaagtatatatgttttatcattaaaacttgtgaatgattattatgtcaaaaactatcaaacaagtaacttttatttgaatttcattatttcaagtgtgttattaaaatattaatattattagatagttttattaataatcagtatataactatatatgagaaaaaattatttataaaaaatacccgattagttatccgataactcattccgagtactctcccgagttccgagtactcatttttccggaaccagaccgagttggaccgatttccgatttttacaaccttggTTTTTTGACGCTTGTGTCCAATACTTAATCCAAGAATCTTTCAAGTTTGGAAACCAAAGCATCCTCCCAAGTTTCATTGTACTTTCCAATTGCCCAAGCCTTGACAAGAACTCGCGTGTCTTTAGGTATATAGTAGCAAGGACAAACTCAGTATTCTAAATTTACCTGGGTTGgaggaaaaacaaaaaaaaaattccaataaACTAATTTCATAAAACATGAATTGAATGTATTaatcagtggcggaaccagagggggctAGAGGATGCTAAAGCCCCCTGAACCTGAAAaaacagtgtatattttttttccagccCCTGCTGAATTATTGCGAtgtctatataatttttttagctcCCGCTGGATTATAAATATCATAGAGATTGATTCCTAGATAAATTGTTATTCTTTAATCTTTTCGTATCTGCTgtgattttgtataaaaaaattgttaattgaGGGTTCCAGTTTCTCAAGAATTAGAGGTTGAACTTTGAACAATTGAGTggtatataatttgataaaccGTTGTTTGATGAGCATAATGTGGGGTTCCGCTGTTTGATGAACATAATTTTACATTTGTTTTGGTGAATTGTCATGGTCACTTACTTGTTTTCAAAAAACTTTGCACATAATTACATTACTCTtctgatatattaaaaagtGCATGTATCCTCTTCTAGCGGCTTGTATAATCTTAAGAA includes:
- the LOC135149294 gene encoding uncharacterized protein LOC135149294 isoform X2; this translates as MDNGRKRNPLGSVSPSSARIGQRRPYSQNDQPHTRENLDPNIISVPRQAPDISRNGSVTWARPLPTGLPSLDRP
- the LOC135149294 gene encoding uncharacterized protein LOC135149294 isoform X1; translation: MMGILNLFLAASMPVLKVLLVTAVGSFLALDRIKILTEDALKHLNTVLFSKARVIGLGPKFMSIYIQKLAIERHIYYDEVEGLTAEWLDATCTLVLNLSTSKRLNKKGKSSLLQAT